The following are from one region of the Vibrio rarus genome:
- the trpS gene encoding tryptophan--tRNA ligase codes for MSKPIVLSGVQPSGELSIGNYLGALRQWNQMQDDYDCQYCVVDLHAITVRQDAKALHEATLDALAICLAVGVTPEKSTLFVQSHVPEHAQLGWILNCYTQMGELNRMTQFKDKSQRYANDVNVGLYDYPVLMAADILLYGAHQVPVGNDQKQHLELARDIANRFNNIYSTPEAPIFQVPEPYIPSVNARVMSLQDANKKMSKSDDNRKNVITLLEEPKSIIKKINKAQTDPDNPPRIIYDVENKAGIANLMGLYSAATGQSFAEIEAQYQGVEMYGPFKKDVGEALVAMLEPIQSEYQRIRQDMPYLNEVMKAGADKASARAAVTLDKVYQAVGFVRRPR; via the coding sequence ATGTCCAAACCAATAGTGTTAAGTGGTGTTCAGCCATCCGGTGAATTAAGCATTGGCAACTATCTTGGTGCTTTGCGTCAGTGGAATCAGATGCAAGATGATTATGACTGTCAATACTGTGTGGTGGATCTACACGCTATTACCGTTCGTCAAGATGCTAAAGCGTTGCATGAAGCAACACTGGATGCTCTTGCTATTTGTCTTGCTGTTGGCGTTACACCGGAGAAGAGCACCTTGTTTGTGCAGTCTCACGTTCCTGAGCACGCGCAATTGGGTTGGATTCTAAACTGTTACACCCAAATGGGTGAACTGAACCGTATGACTCAGTTTAAAGACAAATCACAGCGTTATGCGAATGATGTGAACGTTGGTTTGTACGATTATCCGGTATTAATGGCCGCTGATATCTTGCTGTATGGCGCTCACCAAGTTCCTGTCGGTAACGATCAGAAGCAGCACCTTGAATTAGCGCGTGATATTGCGAACCGCTTTAATAATATCTATTCCACTCCTGAAGCGCCGATCTTCCAAGTACCAGAACCTTACATTCCTTCGGTAAATGCGCGCGTCATGAGCTTGCAAGATGCGAATAAGAAGATGTCTAAATCTGACGATAACCGTAAAAACGTCATCACGCTTCTTGAAGAGCCAAAGTCGATCATTAAAAAGATCAACAAGGCGCAAACGGATCCTGACAACCCGCCACGCATCATCTACGATGTGGAAAACAAAGCGGGTATTGCCAACTTAATGGGCTTGTATTCAGCCGCAACGGGTCAATCATTTGCAGAAATCGAAGCGCAATATCAAGGCGTGGAAATGTATGGTCCATTTAAGAAAGATGTGGGTGAAGCACTGGTTGCGATGCTCGAGCCGATTCAATCTGAATATCAGCGCATTCGTCAGGACATGCCTTACCTTAATGAAGTGATGAAAGCTGGAGCGGATAAAGCGTCAGCAAGAGCGGCAGTAACGCTGGATAAAGTATACCAAGCGGTCGGCTTTGTTCGTCGCCCTCGTTAA